GCTCCAACGTACCAAGCAACATTGGACATGGATCCCGCGTGATACACTTGACGAAGTGATCGTCCGTATCCACATCACGTATGACAGATTTTTTGACGGTCTCGGTGGACTGCCGAAGTTCAAACGCAAAGACCGTTATCGTTCTGCGAAGTTTCAATCGGGTTATCTGCTTGAAGCGGGTCGTGTGCGTCTCTCTATAAAAGCGTGGGAGGCACCCTCGCACTCCTTTAAGTTCCACAAGCGTTGGTTCTCGTTCCACCAGCACCGTGAATGGAAAGGAACTGTCCGCTATATCCAAATTCTTCGGGATGCGGTTGGCACATTTTGGTTGTATGTTGTCACGGATGATGCCTCGACGGAACCCTATTCTGCTACAGGTGAGAGCGTAGGAATAGATTTCGGGCTCGAGACGTATCTGACCCTGAATACCGGTGAGAAGATTCAACATCCACACCCCTTGAAACAGTCCTTGACCGAACTTCGGAAACTCAATAAAAGCCTTTCTCGTAAGGTCAAAGGTTCTCACAATTGGTGGCGTGCTGTCGGCGAACTCGCCCGTCTCTATCGCAAGATAGCCAACCAACGCAAAGACTGGCACTACAAACGTGCTACAGACCTGTGCAAAAGGTTTGATACCATCGTAACCGAGACGCTGAACCTGGACGGTATGAAACGCCTGTGGGGACGCAAAGTCTCTGACCTCGCCTTCTACGAGTTTGTTGAGATTCTGAAGTTCAAGTGTTTCAAACATAAGCGTGCGTTCCTACAAATCGGACGGTGGACACCGACAACAAAGCCTTGTTCGGAGTGCGGACATCCCAACGAAAATCTAACGCTAAAAGATAGGCAGTGGACAGGTTTCCCCGCCTGTGGTTCCCACCACGACCGAGACATCAACGCTGCGATAAACATCTTGAGGGCTGCCTTGGGTCCCTCTGTGGAGCAGATGTAAGACGTTTTCTCGAAAACCCCGGTCTCCTTTAGGCAGTGGGTGCCTTGACCTTTTGCTATCTCCTTCATCAGTTCTTAGAGCGAGAATAATCTAACTTTCCTCTATATGAGTGTATTACAACGTGAGTTTGATAAAAGTACAAGTTGG
This genomic interval from Candidatus Poribacteria bacterium contains the following:
- a CDS encoding transposase — translated: LQRTKQHWTWIPRDTLDEVIVRIHITYDRFFDGLGGLPKFKRKDRYRSAKFQSGYLLEAGRVRLSIKAWEAPSHSFKFHKRWFSFHQHREWKGTVRYIQILRDAVGTFWLYVVTDDASTEPYSATGESVGIDFGLETYLTLNTGEKIQHPHPLKQSLTELRKLNKSLSRKVKGSHNWWRAVGELARLYRKIANQRKDWHYKRATDLCKRFDTIVTETLNLDGMKRLWGRKVSDLAFYEFVEILKFKCFKHKRAFLQIGRWTPTTKPCSECGHPNENLTLKDRQWTGFPACGSHHDRDINAAINILRAALGPSVEQM